The window AGTTAGATCTTCTAAACTAATTTCAGAATCGGAAATACTTTGTCCTGCTGgaacatttattttctttttcttcccgTGTGTCTTAAACTTTGTGGCTTCCATTCTTTTATCTTCTAAATATCGAATGAAAGTGTTTTCGATATCTGACGAgcttgatttattattatttgttgtaTGACTATCAGTTATCACACTAGATTGCTGAGTTGTTTTTAACCGCTCCAAGGGCGGTGTTATATCACAAGGAACGATACCACATTTCCTAAATCCCGACTTTAATATCTCATCgctattcttttgtattttttcgattAATGATCGTAAAAATGTTGGAAAATGCTGTTTCTTAAGTACATTTGATCTGCTCCCCACATGAGTTTCCTTATATTCAGATAAAATTTCTCTCCAGGCCTTTTTCATTGGGGCAAATAATGCAACATCTAGCGGTTGTGTAACGTGGGTGCTATTCGGAGGCAAACATATAAAATGAATGTCTTGTTTCGACACAAATCCAGGACTTCAACATTAATATGAGAAGACAAATTGTTTCCTAAAACGACCATCTTTCCCTGAATTTTTTCAAGTCTGGGCAATAGAATAGTGTTAAACCAATTTGCAAATGTCTGTGGTTCGAACCAACCAGATGCAGTATTTGCATAACGCGTACCAGAGGGGCCATTTTCAGTCCAGATGTCCCACAAATGCTTTGATTTGTACACCACATAAGGAGTTAGTAGCTCACCAGCTGCATTTCCACACATCATAAGAGAAATGCTACTTTTTGAAGACTTACAAATTCGTTCAGGATGTTTAACCCCACGTTTAGCTAATACCTTTTTTTGTCCGGGATCATCTGTTAAGTTCGTCTCGTCATAATTAAAAATAGCATGTGGCTCCACACCAGttaatgtttgttttaaattttgtatgtattCAGCCATTTGGTCTGCAATGAGTGCTGCTCTACTTCTTTTTATGTTTGAGGCTATCCTTACAGTAAGGTCCTTATGACGACTTAAAAATGATTTGATCCAATTCATACCAGGAGTATTATCTTTAAAGCGAGTTACTTTTTTTTCCTTGGCGATTTAAATGAGTCTTGATTATTTGTCGTAATTCCATCCCAGTAACAGGAAATCCAGCATCACTAAACTATGAATGCATTGCACGAAGCACTTTTCCTCTTCATAAGAGAATATTGATGTGTATCCAGGTTTTCCAGCGTGTACTccttttaatttgtaaaaaatagttCTCCTTGGAATGTTAAAGGATTCAGCGGCAACTCTTGTACTCATGCCATCTTTTATTGCTGACAGACATGCTTTCAAATCTTCTTCTGGGTAGTCTGCATACTTGCGAGATCCCAGTTTCCTTTTATAACGTCTGGGCATTTCCTAAAAACCATTTTCCTATTAACCTTTTACTCTTGGGGATACTTTGCACCACTTGCAAATTGGCGGTGCAAAGTATACCCAATTTCACGTGTTAAGTGCACATGTaaacactgtttttttttgttattgatatCCTGGTTTAAAACCGTTATTTTAACAACTAAAAAATCGATTGTGGTATATGCCATTAGACGTGTACTTACCAATTTATGTCCGCTGGGACGGTCTGCACAGTCTGATTTTGCAAAgttagaaaataatatattttcgagGTTAATATTCTAACCATTGCTGATAGATAACTGGCGACCGCAGAGACAACCGCgcgcatggtacaatgaatacacaaggtatgatacataatgttccaaaatcggttcgctttcgcgcatgacgtagtcaagaacgcttattcccgcaacatttgaatgtagttgtataggaaagacttttaattttaagttttttttatataatttggctaatttaattatagtaattataaagagatgataaaattatgttattataatatttatcctttataaaacatagatatcctttataagacaagttttaattatcttttattacacgtaggtacaggttaattaacttatactccagagttcgatatttcagatgtttaaaaagatacagaaaagtggcaACGGAGGTACACAAAagttgtacgtatatatacctactgaactaaacacaaaatcaaaataaataatgacaaagtcaactttatttatatcgaatgagctagctggccatcgaatatgagtgtagtgagggcacacaatattgcacaacatttaaaatgaactttttgtaatattcacacataaaattatcttggtattgtttataataatgataacattgtatattttaataatgataacatgatttaacaaagaaaaatatgttattttggaagatgctaaattgatttcctccgaaacagttcttattgcaaattgcatagcaggctgaggctagtttcttacttaacaaatcaatatgaaaaaaccatttaaggtttcatgactaataattaataaaaataaagatttagacttacgtcgttgacctagaagtagtaagaagctgctcaacatactttttggactctctgtgttcgcctctttgtacgcgtttcttttggttggttaaaagggtagccgatgttgatttaggcaaataaaaactaggtactgcctcaggtttgagttttagaccctttttagaaacgtaatttaaaagttcctgttgtagatttctttggtaatcttcagttttaaaatgtgtataacaaattcttgcagtattacaattaaaattatcctatctacaacaagatataattcacagttttctggtcacactatctttaggaaatgtatgaaacctaaagattttatcttcattgtcactattgcaacaagcaattgcacagcgtactttgaaaaaggtacaaaaccagatatactatggcaaataaaaactttcagttttacaaaaaaatactatacagtataaataaatagtaactaaacaccatttgtataaagacacatatataagcatatatctaaattatttttctattataaaatagatgactcagtcagtactgagatactttaaaatatatttattatctcataacttgcaatttgcaatagtcaccattgataaccgatattattgttgaacttttgtttttatacaagctttctgtcttgccggtgtaaagtcgtctgaagtcgatatttattgtgttttgcgtttgaactaatttgtgtcttattttcatattattatattgtttgataagtaaattttgcatataataattggtaggttatagtaatgtgtatattttttattttactaaatttcattataactcatctaaaatgccatattgaattgtaaaacagatttttctctattgtactctattttgtttttattttagtaaaactgcttggaagtgagtaacagtgaatcagaataagcaaatctactactatttacctattcacagtatttcctctgccgaaaatttttaaatttcaagggatttgcatacaaaaagagtacttatattattagtatatgtatgaaaacaaaaataaatatttcgcctgaatctctaggagaagtaaaggttttacgctactgaaaatatattttttattcaattataaccaaaacaaaacattaaaaaaaaattagatcactttttaaccataatttcaaaattaatgtgtacgttaagctgtaataatgggttcgaggtggttcaggcgatcttaactacgtcacactcctgggccagctgtcaaatatcatgcgcaatatcataccttgtgtagtattcattgtaccatgaacCGCGCGCGTCTTACTCACGTATTGCGATGTTGCCTAATGCCTATGTGCTCTAGAGGTAgtacaaatatataaacaaaattgagTGTAGGTTTACAGAAAATATACTTTTACACGTTTGGTGCAAGGTTACCCTGCTCAGTGCAAAGTAACCCCGTTttacggtaaattaaaatcaaaaattgaccTATTTCGGAAATTTCTGATATGATAATGTTGTTTTAGCTAGTAATGAATTTATGCGTTACTTTATGGACGCACGTGCGAATTTTTGCATGTTTGCCATCCTGTGCCAATTTGAAACAACGTgttatacatttttggaatcagctaaGCAAGGGAAATCtataaattgaaacaaaatgggggttccattaaaaaaaattgtgatgACGTCATCATACTAGAcggttcaccctgtatattaaattataatttgaaaaaatagtaaattaaaatcaaaaatagaCTTGTTTCGGCAATTTCTAATACTGTTGTTTATTtatctaataataaatttatgCGTTACTTTATGGACGCACTGTATAAGGATCATCTAAGGAGTATTTGTACTCATCTATTCTACTGTATAACGCTCCAATCTAATTCAAATCTCATAAGCTCATAAATTTACAACTGCAAACTACCGAAATCCTATTTCGTTCATAACGATAACGATAACGAATTATGTCTTCTGGTGAATCTTTGAGATTCTCTCAAGTGGATGCAATGTTGAGAATGCCAAACCAAGTAACTAACAGTTATTAAAGGATGAGTCATATCCAAAGGGCGGACGAATGTAAAAGGGTTCGTAGGACAGAGGTGGGAAATTGAATTTGgaattaataaaaagaaattttctgaaaaattaatttaaatacacTGTTAAAAAGATGCGAGGAATTTGTCTGTTTAAAGTTTTTCAATCAGTTCTGAATATATCTCCGAGAACAGCATAGAATCCTATTTTTTTATAAGTAAgtaatttcaaataaatttacCTTTATATACACATTTTTTTCTTGTATATTTTTTGAGTCGTTTGGACAACTTAAGTATTTCAAAAACTACAAACAGTATGAAGCTACAAAGCGCCAACTATAATCTTTTATGTAGAGTTGGCAACAGTGTGTGAAAAGCGTGTTTGTTACAGTGTGTTTAAAGCTCCTAGTTAGCTTTGAAGATTTTCATTGATAAAAGTAAGTTTATTAGAAATATTCACCAACATTTATTTTGCCAATCGCCGTAGTTATTGCAAAACTACAAAACTGCAGAAGACTGAATGTTAAGTAATCCTGGTAAACCAATAAGTATTGCATTCACAcgaaaaaatattgtaaaaagttTTGAGGTTACAGGCTTATGGCCAGTTTGCCAGTTaacatcaataaattaaattaaattaaatttactttCTTTAACTTTAATCTCAGCTGAACATTTATTTACACCGTCTCCTTCCGTTTTTTTCCTGTTCCGTCCACTTCTTTTCAAACTGATGATACAACTTCAGAGTCTTTAGCTGCACTACAAAGTGAACTTACCTTACCTGTAACCGATCTGCTTctcaatatatatgtatatatgtagaGTCTACAGCTTCAATTCCAAAAGCGCCATCTAGAAAAGATTTACAAGGGAGAGGAATGTGTAAAAAAGGATAAACTAGAATTTTAACCAGTATATCAGAGAAACTTGCTATTATGTCGAAGCTGCTAACCAGAAAGAAAAAATCAACGCTACGAGAAAAAGAACCTAAGTAAAAAAGAAGCTAATTAAACTTCCTTCCAGTTCTAGATAGTGAACATGACGATCAAATATCCTCTGTAACACGTCGGATGAAATGGATTCTGATAATATGGTTAAAGACCATGATTTTATTGAGTTTTAATCAGAAATAGGTCTTCACATAGTAGTAGAAGACTTTATTTTGGTTGAACTCTGCTCTAAAAAGTTAGTTAAACATTAAGTAGCTAAAGTGCTGAAAACGATTGATAGTAGTACTAGCTATGTTGTAAAATTTATGAGAAAACCCAACAAACAAAACTTTCATTTCATATAAGGAAAAGAAGAACCATTATGCAGTCGGTTTTCAAGATATAGTGCTTGAATTACCACTGCCTCAAAGTGTGGGAGAATCAAAAACGCTTATCTCCAATATTGAAGTCAACATATCTTTAGACAATTACTCCACAATTCTCCCATATTGAAGTCAACATATCTTTAGACAATTACAATATGTTTTAATGTACTGATTAAACAACATTGtattgaaattgtttttaatattggtaataaacaatattttagttGACTATCCATTTTAATGACTATTAACAAATATATAACACATATTTGTAATCACAATTtgtaaaaatatctaccaaaacaacacaataaaagtaaaagtagaagacgaaccaaccgaccctattgaagctggcatgggataagacagggagattcccggAGTCCtatattgttcaacctgattatggatgaaataataaaaaaagtaagaactaaaaaaggataccaaatgggagaaaaacaacttaaaataatctgctatgcagacgacgcaatactactctctcaaggtgaagatgatttacaacgtatgctgcaccaatttaatataaccgccagaaaatttaacatgttaatttccccaaaaaagacaaaatgcatggttaaaacagcaaatttactaagatgtaaattggagctggaaggtcagataatagaacaagtgatggagtttaaatatccagacatcacattatctagttacggaaaactgaagtggaagatcaagtgaatagagcaaacctGAATGAAACAAaacggagaaataaaaatatcgggaaagaaatgaaaggcagaatttacgaaacagtcatcagaccaataatgacataggcggtagaaacaagacctgacacagagaggacaaaaaagatcttcttctccaaggtggagaacatcaagaattgggtaagaaatagaagagtagaaaggaacgatcatataagccgaatgacaacaaatagagtagtaaagacggcaagagacggttcctcaatagaaagacgatcagtaggaagaccacgaaaacgatggaacgacaacttactggaggcacattaaaaaacagtcatgtctatataaaaacaagaagaagaagacatatttgttattaattttttatacgtCCAAAGGTACCTTTAAACCAGTCCAAAGGTAGACGTATTTTAACAAATGCATGTTGATTTAAAAATGGTGCAACTTATAGATTatagaaaattcaaaataattcaaCAGTCTGATAAACAGGTtgcaaaaaagattttttctTAGCATTAAAATTTGtctaataaaaaaatccaaaagtaATATTTTGTGAAATGTTCAGAGGTACACGTTCTTACCGTACTTAAAACATTGAATATTTTTTGAAGCTCCTTTTTATACTCCGCAGGACACTGTGCCGCCACAGTTTCCGTAAGAGAGTGATTAAAGGGCCATATTCAGGAGATATAAGATGAAGCGCGTCCCTTTGCCATTCTGCGTCTAACTGTTTAAGGGGGTTTAGATACACTCCTCGATGCAATAGGGGTAGATAAGATTTTGGTACGATGATTAGGGAGAATATGGCACGAAGGACAGCGCTTAAGtgattatatttataatatatactataaacgatttagaatttttaaaagtAAGTATAAGTAGGTATTATTGCTTATATTTAACAAGATAGTTAGGCTAGGCTATGTTAAGATTGATAAATCTAACTGAGACAATCAATAAATGACAATAAAATGATTCGTATGCATATTATTGTATTGATTTTTATATTCGtatttcaatttttgtttaaagctggtttctttgatttttgctgCATTTTTGACGTGATAGATACTGCTATTATCTTGTCAGTAGACGTCTAATAATTGGTACGGATATAttagtccaggaaatgaagcatttcacctcgcaattttttcgtcctgcgtggattgacttgaaattttaacagaagatAGGTAATAGTCTAAGGATCAAAATGtatatcgaaccaaagtgcgccaaagccttgggggtggttgccactccatctcgggggtgaaaatttttttttacgttttaaccacaggtttcgattaaaaaagtgattctaaacaaaaaatgttctatacattttttttgtaaaactgatattttttaagttattcgccattgaaagtaacaacttttagacgaaaaaatcgacgtttttaatcgatttttcgcgaataactcgaaaatggtgcattctatcaaaaaaattgtagaaaacaaatttgtagcttttaaaaagacaaatacaattcattttttaaaatgtttttgcggtataataggaaccgaaatacggcctatcaatgttcagcggttttcttcaaatgccaaatttgaaagattcaaagtcaaatatcgggaaaatgatgcatttttgaAAGAAAACTCATTGAACCTTTTTTAAAGACCATAAATAGACCTATCATCCATCaaaaaaagactctagctcaaaaattgagtgagttatgatgaaaataaggtcaatacctcattttttttacgaaaaaatcgatgaaaacaaccccctaactaccagcataattaaaatcgatcttcacccttctgcaattctctttgtacatgtattgttaatacgtccaagaagtttgacccatttaaaatgcttagttttagaaaaagtatagcttaaagcgagaaacgatttacaatttcatattttttacccttctttttttaaatatccccgaaaatactgaatatatgaaaaaaataaaaatgtaccaaattgtatcttttttaatgactaaaattttcctttatttagatttgttgtacaatgaatatttggcgagatatagccgtttaaagcatcgatttacgatcaagcaccatcttttttgagccctttaaactcaccccatttaaaaaccaagggttccaaaaagatttaattcatagatccttgtagctcttaaaaacctctacaaaatcgtttttgaagaaacactctatcgttaaaaatgaaggaaatacgttaaaaaaaccaattaatttttttaatattataattgttttacctataatgtaaatattttcaactatttatgtaaatgtataagaatatatggtgcctttttatgttgataattttttttgtatttaattttactttttttaatttatatctattaaattagtttataaaaactgcaatgttgtaaagggtgattttcaaaagttgaaacgttgcaaaattttgtcaaaaatttgttttcacctatagcactcataacaattgatttttaagggttgaaaatttatgaaattgtattttaaagtataaaaaaatcactatttaactaatccaaaccaaatttcactcatcttaagatttgtaatgttattttacaatttttgaaaattaggggtagttttcacccctaagaacaatcagggttcatcggcatgacataaactataaagaaaagggtgagttgagcttaaatccaaatttttatccaaatcgatctaaggcgaaatcatttttttagaattagtaatttttttacattaatctctaacaagggttgctttttaagggttgaaatatgatggaactctattcaaaagtataaaataatcattatttaactaatttaaaccaaatcttacccatattcatgtttaatatgttattttataatttttgacaattaggggtagttttcacccctaaaacccttcagcgcacttcggttcgatatagattttgatcattgggctatcacctaccttctgttaaaatttcaactcaatccatgcaggacgaaaaaattgcgaggttttaacttttttcgagcttcatttcctgaactataTCTGGTTCTACGGAGATCTATAAATActaattgtattttttattatcatcTCTTCGTATTAGTACAAAtcataaaaaattgtatttttctccATACTTTAAAGAATATTGTAGCTGTAATTAAAACAagcttattttttttacattttttatttactagTGTACAATTTCGTTATTACATTCTATAAAATACAGCTTGGACTACTTTCTACATAACGGAAACCGGTCTTCTTACAAATCAATGCCAAAGCCTGGTTGGAGAGCTATTAAAGGTAAAGAACGAAGTATTAAATTGATAAGCGAAACATTTTAGTCAGACACTTAATACAGAGGACATATGATTTAAATTAGTAGTTTCGATATCCAACTCTATATACACGCAAAACAGTTCAACCATCTATCTTTGTCAATTAATAACTCAACATCATACATACATCTCCCATTTATTTCCAGGTACTAAATGTTAATTTataacataaagggcct is drawn from Diabrotica undecimpunctata isolate CICGRU chromosome 5, icDiaUnde3, whole genome shotgun sequence and contains these coding sequences:
- the LOC140442504 gene encoding uncharacterized protein, encoding MAEYIQNLKQTLTGVEPHAIFNYDETNLTDDPGQKKVLAKRGVKHPERICKSSKSSISLMMCGNAAGELLTPYVVYKSKHLWDIWTENGPSGTRYANTASGWFEPQTFANWFNTILLPRLEKIQGKMVVLGNNLSSHINVEVLDLCRNKTFILYVCLRIAPTLHNR